One part of the Malus sylvestris chromosome 2, drMalSylv7.2, whole genome shotgun sequence genome encodes these proteins:
- the LOC126584168 gene encoding probable esterase KAI2: MGIVEEAHNVRVLGSGQQVLVLAHGFGTDQSVWKHLVPHLVDDYRVIMYDNMGAGTTNPEYFDFERYSTLEGYAYDLLAILEELRVGSCIFVGHSVSGMIGAIAAITRPDLFTKLVMIAASPRYLNDVDYYGGFEQEELEQLFEAIRSNYKAWCSGFAPLAVGGDMDSVAVQEFSRTLFNMRPDIALSVAQTIFQSDLRQMLGLITVPCHILQSVKDLAVPVVVSEYLHQNLGGQSIVEVMSSDGHLPQLSSPEIVNPVLLKHIRYDIAV, translated from the exons ATGGGAATAGTGGAAGAAGCTCACAACGTGCGCGTCTTAGGGTCGGGTCAGCAAGTCCTAGTCCTGGCCCACGGCTTCGGCACCGATCAGTCGGTCTGGAAGCACCTCGTCCCCCACCTCGTCGACGACTACCGCGTCATTATGTACGACAACATGGGCGCTGGAACCACCAACCCTGAATACTTCGACTTCGAGCGCTACTCCACCCTCGAAGGCTACGCCTACGACCTCCTCGCCATTCTCGAGGAGCTCCGCGTCGGGTCATGCATATTCGTCGGCCACTCCGTCTCAGGCATGATCGGAGCCATAGCCGCCATCACCCGACCGGACCTCTTCACCAAGCTCGTCATGATCGCCGCCTCCCCTAG GTATCTCAACGACGTGGACTACTACGGAGGATTCGAGCAAGAAGAGTTGGAGCAACTATTCGAGGCGATCCGGTCCAACTACAAGGCATGGTGCTCCGGATTTGCGCCGCTGGCGGTGGGCGGCGACATGGACTCGGTGGCGGTCCAGGAGTTCAGCCGGACCCTATTCAACATGCGGCCGGACATTGCCCTTAGCGTGGCACAAACCATATTCCAAAGCGACCTGAGACAAATGCTTGGGTTGATCACGGTGCCATGTCACATATTACAGAGTGTAAAAGACCTTGCTGTCCCTGTGGTTGTGTCCGAGTATTTGCACCAGAATCTTGGCGGCCAGTCGATCGTCGAGGTCATGTCGTCAGACGGTCATCTTCCGCAACTGAGCTCGCCGGAGATTGTGAATCCGGTGCTGCTCAAGCACATCAGATATGACATAGCCGTGTAA